One genomic window of Polyangium aurulentum includes the following:
- a CDS encoding aldo/keto reductase, protein MSASWSPVRLGKSDLEVVPLGIASGYDLPGREVERAFERGVDFFYWGTARRPDFGAAVRRLALKNRERMKIVIQSYARSGDSIGSSLDKALAKLGLGYADMLLLGWWNLPPHDAILDAAADLVRRGRARKVMVSCHHRPTFPRLARDPRIDALMIRYNAAHPGAEKDVFPHLSEPRPGIVTYTTTSWGQLLDRALVPPGERVPTATDCYRFALSNPNVNACWAGAKNASELDAALAALDAGPMSEDELAWMRRVGVAVRDATGKATRVVGMNFADRVINLVSGFGFRATSDLPRE, encoded by the coding sequence ATGTCCGCATCCTGGTCTCCCGTTCGCCTCGGCAAGAGTGACCTCGAGGTCGTCCCGCTCGGCATCGCCTCGGGCTACGACCTCCCGGGCAGGGAGGTCGAGCGCGCGTTCGAGCGCGGCGTCGATTTCTTCTACTGGGGCACGGCGCGCAGGCCCGACTTCGGCGCGGCGGTGCGGCGCCTCGCCCTGAAGAACCGCGAGCGCATGAAGATCGTCATCCAGAGCTACGCGCGCTCGGGCGACAGCATCGGCAGCTCGCTCGACAAGGCGCTCGCCAAGCTCGGCCTCGGATACGCCGACATGCTCTTGCTCGGCTGGTGGAACCTGCCCCCGCACGACGCGATCCTCGACGCGGCGGCCGATCTCGTGCGCCGGGGCCGCGCGCGCAAGGTGATGGTCTCGTGCCACCACCGCCCCACGTTCCCGCGCCTCGCCCGCGACCCGCGCATCGACGCCCTGATGATCCGCTACAACGCCGCGCACCCCGGCGCCGAAAAGGACGTCTTCCCGCACCTGTCCGAGCCGCGCCCCGGCATCGTCACCTACACGACCACCTCCTGGGGCCAGCTCCTCGATCGCGCCCTCGTGCCCCCGGGCGAGCGCGTGCCCACGGCGACCGATTGCTATCGGTTCGCGCTCTCGAATCCAAACGTGAATGCTTGCTGGGCCGGGGCGAAGAACGCGTCCGAGCTCGACGCGGCGCTGGCCGCCCTCGACGCGGGGCCGATGAGCGAGGACGAGCTCGCATGGATGCGCCGCGTGGGCGTCGCCGTGCGGGATGCCACGGGCAAGGCCACGAGGGTCGTCGGAATGAACTTCGCCGACCGGGTCATCAACCTCGTCTCCGGCTTCGGATTCCGGGCCACGTCGGATCTGCCCCGGGAATGA
- a CDS encoding YchJ family protein translates to MSARDCPCSSGSTYADCCAPYHRGEREPPDAETLMRSRYAAYAKRQAAYIYRTLHPQHEDRARPEGELMREIRDATSNLKFMGLSVLDRRAPDEHGIAQVLFAARVFEKGQNRSFVELSDFAHDGTGWRYLRGTQERPARFGGEPKDLTIPAFQAALAQSPG, encoded by the coding sequence ATGTCCGCCCGCGATTGTCCTTGCTCCTCCGGCTCCACCTACGCCGACTGCTGCGCGCCCTACCATCGCGGCGAGCGCGAGCCGCCCGACGCCGAGACCCTCATGCGCTCGCGCTATGCCGCGTACGCAAAGCGGCAGGCCGCGTATATCTATCGCACGCTCCACCCCCAGCACGAGGACCGCGCCCGCCCCGAGGGCGAGCTGATGCGCGAGATCCGCGACGCCACCTCGAACCTCAAGTTCATGGGCCTGTCCGTGCTCGATCGGCGCGCGCCCGACGAGCACGGGATCGCCCAGGTCCTCTTCGCCGCCCGCGTCTTCGAGAAGGGCCAGAATCGATCCTTCGTCGAGCTGAGCGATTTCGCGCACGACGGCACCGGCTGGCGCTACCTGCGCGGCACCCAGGAAAGGCCCGCCCGCTTCGGCGGCGAGCCCAAGGACCTCACCATCCCCGCCTTCCAGGCCGCGCTCGCGCAGTCTCCAGGCTAG
- the arfB gene encoding alternative ribosome rescue aminoacyl-tRNA hydrolase ArfB, with protein MTPNDPKARGAAITVGEHVYIPASALTITASRASGPGGQNVNKVASKVDVRLDLSAIVGLDEAARARLLRKAEPRLDADGKLQVTSQKTRDQAKNIADAYEKIAQLVAAALVAPKVRRPTRPSRGAVERRIEEKKRTSVRKKNRGRGAED; from the coding sequence ATGACACCCAACGATCCGAAGGCCCGCGGGGCTGCGATCACCGTCGGCGAGCACGTTTACATCCCGGCGTCGGCGCTCACGATCACCGCCTCGCGCGCGTCGGGTCCCGGGGGGCAGAACGTCAACAAGGTCGCCTCGAAGGTCGACGTGCGGCTGGATCTGTCGGCGATCGTGGGGCTCGACGAGGCGGCGCGCGCGCGGCTCTTGCGCAAGGCGGAGCCGCGGCTCGACGCGGACGGCAAGCTGCAGGTGACGAGCCAGAAGACGCGCGATCAGGCGAAGAACATCGCGGATGCGTACGAGAAGATCGCCCAGCTCGTGGCGGCGGCGCTCGTCGCGCCCAAGGTGCGTCGCCCCACGCGCCCGAGCCGCGGCGCGGTGGAGCGGCGAATCGAGGAGAAAAAGCGTACGTCGGTGAGGAAAAAGAACCGCGGGCGTGGGGCGGAGGACTAG
- a CDS encoding M15 family metallopeptidase → MPSDDASSRLLTRALTAAAAALVAIGLWDLGGVPEAEAKGGGKFEYGCRVQQPQKFLERRTFMKKGGVLDVKKQAKAVRYLAEHYGHVSEETKVFNAKGALAQAKNMRFMGLPISVHAKIAPALTCVEKHLRKTGGRYKPRAIGGFRDANTYRGLEVSNHLFGIALDIDPDKNPCCHCVDPWPSNPICKLPGPVYKRTALPKTWIKAFERYGFDWLGHDALEDTMHFEFLGDPERIKK, encoded by the coding sequence GTGCCTTCCGACGACGCCTCCTCGCGCCTCCTCACCCGCGCGCTCACCGCCGCGGCCGCCGCGCTCGTCGCGATCGGCCTGTGGGATCTCGGCGGCGTCCCCGAGGCCGAGGCCAAGGGCGGGGGCAAATTCGAGTACGGCTGCCGCGTGCAGCAGCCGCAGAAGTTCCTCGAGCGCAGGACCTTCATGAAGAAGGGCGGCGTGCTCGACGTGAAGAAGCAGGCCAAGGCCGTGCGCTACCTCGCCGAGCATTACGGCCACGTCAGCGAGGAGACGAAGGTCTTCAACGCCAAGGGCGCGCTCGCGCAGGCCAAGAACATGCGCTTCATGGGGCTGCCGATCTCGGTGCACGCCAAGATCGCCCCGGCCCTCACCTGCGTGGAGAAGCACCTGCGCAAGACGGGCGGGCGCTACAAGCCGCGCGCGATCGGCGGGTTCCGCGACGCGAACACCTACCGCGGGCTCGAGGTGTCGAACCACCTCTTCGGGATCGCGCTCGACATCGATCCCGACAAGAACCCTTGCTGCCATTGCGTCGATCCGTGGCCGAGCAACCCGATCTGCAAGCTGCCCGGGCCCGTCTACAAGCGCACGGCGCTACCGAAGACGTGGATCAAGGCCTTCGAGCGCTACGGCTTCGACTGGCTCGGCCACGACGCGCTCGAGGACACGATGCACTTCGAGTTTCTGGGCGATCCGGAGCGGATCAAGAAGTAG